The Glycine soja cultivar W05 chromosome 3, ASM419377v2, whole genome shotgun sequence genome window below encodes:
- the LOC114407235 gene encoding uncharacterized protein LOC114407235, translating into MKVRVVCRKIYDYIRYDLKEISFPSSLPDPPNIKKRRILTWDERIWVFKRAARLYAASWVRDIGPDLRPDDYKKDDDMTDETNGEKKTTKGKESSTLEDLAVAARGGMETLRPALQRVYMTRASAYRDALKSFIEGYQEGVQHVMEKKEDSKTQEDADLPKKST; encoded by the exons atgAAAGTGAGGGTTGTTTGCAGGAAAATTTACGACTACATACGCTATGATCTCAAAGAAATCTCTTTTCCCTCTTCTTTGCCAGACCCTCCTAACATCAAAAAGCGCCGCATATTGACCTGGGACGAACGTATCTGG GTTTTTAAGAGAGCTGCCAGGCTTTATGCCGCAAGCTGGGTTCGTGACATTGGTCCTGACCTTCGGCCTGATGATTATAAGAAGGATGATGACATGACTGATGAAACAAATGGTGAAAAGAAAACAACTAAAGGAAAAGAATCCTCAACACTGGAGGACCTTG CTGTAGCTGCAAGAGGGGGAATGGAGACTCTCAGACCGGCTTTGCAGCGTGTGTACATGACCAGAGCATCTGCATACAGAGATGCTCTTAAAAGTTTCATAGAAGGGTATCAAGAGGGTGTTCAGCACGTAATGGAGAAGAAGGAAGATTCCAAAACTCAAGAAGATGCTGATCTACCCAAAAAATCAACTTGA